The DNA region GATGAAGCGCACCAGCAGTCGATTACCGAGCCGTTCCGCCGTCTTGATCAGCGCTACGGAGGCAGCGGTCTGGGCCTGAGCATCGTGCAGCGCATCGTGCAGCTTCACCACGGCAGGCTGAAGCTGGAGAATGGTGCTGAAGGCGGTTTAATCGCCAGCTGCTGGCTGCCCGCAACGCTGGAATAAAAAAGCCCCCATAATGGGGGCTCTGGACAGCGATTAGTGCTTGTAGATGAACTCGACGCCTTCTTCGTCGTCTTCATCCCAGTCATCGTCCCAGTCTTCATCATCCTCTTCCGCTTCAAGCTCTTCGAGCTGCTGGCGGTGGTAGTCATCCCACATGAATTCGACTTTTTCAGGCTGTTTAGCTTCTTCCGCCTGAACGATTGGGTTCTCGATGATGAAGGTCATCACATCCCAGCAGAGGTCTTTCACGCCAACCTGGCTTGCCGCAGAGATCAGGTAGTACTTATCTTCCCAACCCATTGCGTCAGCAATCGCTTTCGCTTTAGCTTCCGCTTCAGCTTTGTCCATCATGTCGATCTTGTTGAAGACCAGCCAGCGTGGTTTATTTGCCAGTTTCTCGCTGTATTTTTCCAGCTCACCGATGATGATGCGGGCGTTTTCAACCGGATCGGAACCGTCGATAGGATCGATATCGATAAGGTGCAGCAGCACGCGGCAACGCTCAAGGTGTTTCAGGAAGCGAATACCCAGACCCGCGCCTTCCGCAGCGCCTTCAATCAGGCCCGGAATATCCGCGACCACAAAGCTCTTCTCGTTATCCATACGGACAACGCCCAGGCTTGGTACCAGCGTGGTAAACGGATAGTCCGCCACTTTTGGTTTCGCCGCAGAAACGGCGCGAATGAACGTCGATTTACCGGCGTTTGGCATACCCAGCATGCCCACGTCAGCCAGAAGCATCAGCTCCAGCTGCAGGTCGCGCTTATCGCCCGGCGTACCCATCGTTTTCTGACGCGGGGTACGGTTAACGGAAGATTTGAAACGACTGTTACCCAGACCGTGCCAGCCGCCTTTAGCCACCATCAGGCGCTGACCGTGTTTGGTCATGTCACCCATGGTTTCACCGGTTCCCTGGTCAATCACGCGCGTACCGACCGGAACTTTAATGGTGACGTCTTTACCGCGTTTGCCGGTACAGTCACGGCTCTGGCCGTTCTGGCCACGTTCAGCGCGGAAAGATTTTTCGAAACGGTAGTCGATCAGCGTGTTGAGGTTCTCATCCGCCTCCAGCCACACGTCACCACCATCCCCGCCGTCGCCGCCGTCAGGGCCGCCACGAGGGATATACTTTTCACGGCGGAAGCTCACGCAACCATTGCCGCCATCACCAGCCACGACCAGGATCGTCGCTTCATCAACAAACTTCATTTTACTCTCCGTAACTCATTCGCCTGAGCGGGGGACTACTACAACCGCTTCATTTTTGCGCCAACGTCCCCAAAGACGATGACCAATGGCGGAATACATCGCGCCCGCAACCACGACAAACGCACCGAGATAACCCAACAGGTTGAGCATCGGTCTGACGAAGACATCGGGCCAGGCCATTGATAACAAATCTGAAAATAACAGCGTAAACAGCGGGGTGAGCGTGATTAACGCGCTCACCTGTGCTGCCTGCCAGCGCGCCATCGCTTCGGCCAGCGCGCCATAGCCAACCAGCGTGTTGAGACCACAAAAAATGAGGCACGCCAGTTGCCAGTCGCTAAGTTGGGTAATGACACCCGGCTTCGCTAACGGCAGCAATGCTATTGTACACAAAGTGTACAGCAAAAAGAGGATCTGCTGTGAGGCAAGTCGGCGCAATAACACCTTTTGTGCGACGCCATAGCTCACCCAGACCGTTGCTGCCCCCACACCAAAAATTACACCCCATGTGTAATCCGTCAGGCGGGTAAAAATCTCTATCAGACTGGTGTTGAAGAACATCACCAGACCGCACAACAGCATGCTCGCCCCGATAATCTGGGTACCGCGCATCTTCTCCTTGAGGATAAAGACGCTGGCAACCATCATCCCCACCGGTGAAAGCTGACCTATCACCTGCGACGCCGTGGGGCTGAGATACTGTAGGGAAGAGCTGAACAGGATGAAGTTACCGAACAGACCGCCCGTCGCAATAGCCAGCAACACCAGCCAGCGCGGTTTACGGAAGAGCCGCAGGGGAGGAAGCTTACCTTTGACGGCCAGAATGGCCCCGAGGCCGATGCTTGCCATCAGAAAGCGATAAAAGACCACCGTAGGCGGCTCCATCACTTCCAGTACCTGCTTCATTGCAATTGGCAGCGCACCCCAGCACATTGCGGTGGTGAGCGCCAAAAGAATTCCTATGCCGGCCTGCTGCTTCATGCCCGTTTTCCCTACAGAAAAAATTACCGGGTTTCCAATGTAAAAAGCCCCGCAACAGGTTGCGGGGCTTTAATCCGTTACCGGACCGAGAAAACCTTACTCAGCAACGATGCTGATGTATTTACGGTTGTTCGGGCCTTTAACTTCAAATTTCACTTTACCGTCTGCTTTAGCAAACAGAGTGTGGTCACGACCGCAACCTACGTTGTTGCCAGCGTGGAATTTGGTACCACGTTGACGAACGATGATGCTACCCGCCAGAACGGATTCGCCACCGAAACGCTTAACGCCCAGGCGTTTAGCTTCTGAATCGCGACCGTTACGTGTGGAGCCGCCAGCCTTTTTATGTGCCATTTAAATCTCTCCTCAGGTCTTAGGCGCTGATGCCAGTAATTTTCACATCAGTGAACCACTGACGGTGGCCCTGCTGCTTACGGTAGTGCTTACGACGACGAAACTTAACGATTTTAACTTTCTCGCCACGACCGTGTGCAACAACTTCAGCTTTGATAACGCCGCCATCAACGAAAGGAACGCCGATTTTGACTTCTTCACCGTTTGCGATCATCAGAACTTCTGCGAACTCAACAGATTCGCCAGTTGCGATGTCCAGCTTTTCCAGGCGAACGGTCTGACCTTCGCTTACTCGGTGTTGTTTACCACCACTTTGGAAAACCGCGTACATATAAACTCCGCTTCCGCGCACGTCCTCGTATGAATCAGAGTGCGCTATAAATATTCACAATAGGGCGCGAATATTACGCAAAACGCGAGCCTTTGACAAGTGCTACCGTCAATACATGAAGAAAAAAAACACAACACGTACGGTAACGTTTATCTGAGCCGTTTTTTCAGTACAATCAGCACTACTATTGATAAACCGAAACCCTTCGTTACCCCATTGAAGATGGGATCAACAGGATAAAAAGCCCGGCTTTTGCGATGAATTTAGAAAAAATCAACGAGTTAACCGCGCAAGATATGGCGGGTGTGAATGCAGCAATCCTGGAGCAACTCAACTCTGACGTTCAACTGATCAATCAGTTGGGCTATTACATCGTCAGCGGCGGCGGTAAACGCATTCGTCCGATGATCGCTATTCTGGCTGCCAGAGCCGTTGGTTATCAGGGAAATGCCCACATCACTATCGCAGCGCTCATCGAATTTATTCACACGGCGACGCTTCTGCATGACGATGTGGTGGATGAATCGGATATGCGTCGTGGTAAAGCCACGGCAAACGCCGCCTTCGGTAACGCTGCCAGCGTCCTGGTGGGGGATTTTATCTATACCCGCGCCTTCCAGATGATGACCAGCCTGGGTTCCCTGAAAGTGCTGGAAGTGATGTCTGAAGCCGTAAACGTGATTGCTGAAGGCGAAGTGCTGCAGCTGATGAACGTCAACGATCCGGACATTACCGAAGAAAACTACATGCGCGTCATCTACAGCAAAACCGCGCGCCTGTTTGAAGCGGCTGCCCAGTGTTCCGGCATTCTGGCTGACTGTACCGAAGCCCAGGAAAAAGGCCTGCAGGACTATGGCCGCTATCTGGGTACGGCCTTCCAGCTGATTGATGATCTGCTGGACTACAGTGCGGACGGCGAGACGCTCGGCAAAAACGTGGGTGACGACCTGAACGAAGGCAAACCGACCCTACCGCTGCTCCATGCTATGCACAACGGTACGGCCGACCAGGCGAAAATGATCCGTGAGGCGATCGAGCAGGGAAATGGCCGCCATCTTCTGGAACCCGTGCTGGAAGCCATGGCTATCTGCGGATCGCTGGAATGGACGCGCCAGCGTGCGGAAGAAGAAGCCGATAAAGCCATCGAAGCTCTCCAGGTTATTCCCGACAGCCCGTGGCGCGATGCACTGATTGGCCTTGCCCACATCGCTGTTCAGCGCGACCGTTAATCCCCTCTTGTCTCTCCCCGCGACCATGACGGGGAGAGGCGAGTATACTCCTGTAAATTCCGCATTCCTGTAAATTCATCGGTTTAGAGACCGCATGAATAAAGCCGTGTCTTATTCTGAATATCCCATCAAGTAACGCGAACTTTTTAGAACAAAAGTTTGAAATGGGTATAGTAAACCCCGTCGTTTCAGAAGAAACGGCGTAGTTGAATCCGAACTTAAGGACAGCGTTATGGATACGAAATTTATCGACTGGCACACGGCTGATATTATTGCCGCACTGCGCAAAAGAGGCACTTCACTGGCAGCAGAGTCCCGCCGCCATGGACTGAGTTCTTCAACTCTGGCAAACGCCCTCACCCGCCCCTGGCCCAAGGGAGAATTAATTATCGCAACGGCGCTGGAAACGCACCCGTGGGTGATTTGGCCTTCACGCTATCACGATCCCATTACCCATGAATTTATCGACAGATCGCGCATGATTCGCCAGAGAAAAGTGAAAAAAGAACCGCAGGAATAACGCGTTTTTTTGACAGGAACAGCAACCCCCCGGTCATGTCTGGCAGGGGGCTGCCGGAACGATTACTCGCCCTTCACACGCTCAATATTGGCACCCAGCGCGCGCAGTTTATCTTCGATACGCTCATAACCGCGATCGATGTGATAGATACGATCCACGATCGTTGTGCCTTCCGCGATACAACCCGCCAGCACCAGGCTTGCAGATGCACGCAGATCGGTTGCCATCACCTGAGCACCTGACAGTTTCTCAACGCCATGGCAAATCACGGTATTACTTTCGATCTCAGCATGAGCCCCCATACGGATCAGCTCCGGTACGTGCATAAAGCGGTTTTCGAAAATCGTTTCAGTGATGAAGCCCGTACCTTCGGCGACCAGGTTCAGCAAGGTGAACTGGGCCTGCATATCGGTCGGGAACGCAGGATGTGGCGCCGTACGCACATTGACCGCCTTTGGACGCTGGCCGTGCATATCAAGGCTGATCCAGTCTTCACCGATTTCGATATCCGCGCCCGCATCACGCAGCTTCGCCAGCACCGCATCCAGAGTATCTGGCTGCGCGTTGCGACAAACAATCTTGCCGCCCGAGATCGCCGCGGCGACCAGGAAGGTCCCGGTTTCGATACGGTCCGGCAGTACGCGGTATACGCCACCGCCCAGGCGCTCAACGCCTTCGATGGTGATACGGTCGGTGCCCTGACCTGAAATTTTCGCGCCCAGCGCCACGAGGAAGTTGGCGGTATCCACAATTTCCGGCTCGCGCGCGGCGTTTTCGATGATAGTGGTACCCTCTGCCAGCGTCGCCGCAGACATAATGGTGACCGTTGCGCCCACGCTCACTTTGTCCATGACGATGTGCGCGCCTTTCAGACGACCGTTCACGGATGCCTTAACGTAACCTTCTTCCAGCTTGATCTCTGCGCCCAGTTTCTCCAGACCAAAGATGTGCAGGTCAACCGGACGCGCACCGATGGCGCAGCCGCCCGGCAGAGAGACCTGACCCTGACCAAAACGCGCCACCAGCGGGCCAAGCGCCCAGATGGATGCACGCATGGTTTTCACCAGATCGTAAGGAGCAGAGAAGTTGTTCACCTTGCTGGCGTCGATCCAGACGGAACCGTTGCGCTCAACTTTCGTGCCCAGCTGGGTGAGCAGCTTCATGGTGGTGTCGATATCTTTCAGCTTCGGTACGTTCTGAATTTCTACCGGCTCTTCCGCGAGCAGCGCAGCAAAGAGGATTGGCAGCGCGGCGTTTTTCGCGCCAGAAATTGTGACTTCGCCCTGGAGACGCGTTGGCCCCTGTACACGAAATTTGTCCATTGTGTGCTCTCTTATAAATTCAACCGTGCTGCGGGCCTGTCGCCCTCAGCTCAAAAACCGTTTAGTTTGCGATCGCGTGCCCACTCTTGCGGGGTGAACGCTTTAATCGACAGGGCGTGGATGCGGTTATCCGCAATATATTCCATCAGCGGCGCGTACACAGCCTGCTGCTTCTTCACACGGCTCATACCGTCGAACATCTCACCCACAGCAATAACCTGGAAGTGACTGCCATCGCCAGTGACGTGGGCTTCCTGAAGGGAGAGTGCATTCATCAGCACTGTCTGGATTTCATGATTTTCCATGGGCTCTTAATCATCTGATAGAGAAAACAAGCCCAACATCTTAGAGCAAAGTGGCGTCGTCTTAAACAAGCAAAAAGCCCCGACGATGAAACTGTCAGGGCTTTCGGAAGTAACGCACTGAAAATATTAACGAGGCAGGACGTCCTGAGGCAGATTGTAGAGCTGTGCAAGGGTGACGACATTATCGCTCGCGCCGTGAAGCGTGACGCTTGCCCCTTGCTTTTTCCCTACCGCAACCAGATGGGCCAGCAGCGCCACACCCGCCGTATCCACCCGCGAGACGTCGGTTAAGTCAATAAGCGTCACGCCCTGCATCGCTTCATGGCGTTTGTCCCACAGTGGGTTCAGCAGATCCTGATCCAGTTCACCGGACAGCTTTAACGTCTCGCCTTCACGCGACCAGCTCAGTTGCTGTGACATTACTTCTTCTCGTCCAGACTAATTTTCTGACGAGCAATGGACTGCAGCTGCGCGGTCAGGCCATCGATGCCTTTGGTGCGCAGCAGGTCGCTCCATTCGTTCTGTTTGGTGGTGATCATGCTTACCCCTTCGGCAATCATGTCATACGCCTGCCAGTGACCGGTCTGGCTGTTTTTACGCCACTGGAAATCCAGACGCACCGGCGGACGACCATTTGGATCGTTGATCGTCACGCGGATAGGGATGATAGTCGCATCGCCCAGCGGCTGCTCAGGCGCAATCTGATAGGTCTGACCGTGGTACATCGCCAGCGCCTGACCATACGCCTGCTTCAGGTATTCACGAAACGCGGCAAAGTAGGCTTCGCGCTGCGCAGGGGTTGCGTCTTTGTAATAACGGCCCAGCACCAGCGCACCTGCGTATTTAATCTGCACATACGGCAGCAGCTCCTGGTCAACGATGTCACGCAGATAATCAGGATTAGCACGAATTTTAGGCTGTTCGTTTTTAAGACGGTCGAAAGTCTTTTTCGCCGCTTCGTCCATCAGTTTGTACGGGTTGCTCTGATCCGCAGCATGAGCCGCGGTAAGAGGAGCGATGACCAGCATGGCAACCATTAACAGTCGTTTAAACATGAATTACTTCTCCTGATATTAATTCGCCGCACCTGGGGTCGGTGCCGCATTGGTATGGTCTTCACTCTGCGCAGGGGCATTGTCAGACTTTTTATCATCCCCTTTACTGTTGTAAAGGAACTGACCAATCATATCTTCCAGCACCATGGCGGACTTGGTGTCCTGGATAACGCTACCGTCTTTAAGGATAGTCGTTCCCAGCTCGGGATCTTCAAAGCCGACGTTCAGGGCCAGATATTGTTCACCCAGCAGACCGGAAGTACGGATAGAAAGGGAACTGGTGTCCGGGATATGGTTGTAACGTTCTTCGATATCCATCGCGACGCGCGGCAGATAGGTTTTCTCGTCAAGCGTGATGTCAGCTACGCGTCCGATCACCACGCCGCCGATGCGGACCGGTGAACGCGCCTTCAGACCGCCGATGTTATCGAAGGTGGCATAGATGCGATACGTTGGTTCGGTGCGCACTGAGGTGATATCCGCCGCTCGCAGGCAGATAAACAGCGCGGCCAGCAGCGCCAGCAGCAGGAATACACCGACCCAAATTTCATTTTTTCTCGTTTGCATGAACTCAATTCCCAAACATCAGTGCGGTGAGCACAAAATCCAGACCCAGTACGGCCAGCGACGAATGTACGACTGTACGTGTAGTTGCGCGGCTAATGCCCGCCGACGTTGGGATTGCATCGTAACCGTTGAACAATGCAATCCAGGTGACCGTAATGGCAAACACAACGCTTTTAATCAGGCAGTTAATCAGATCCATTCGCAGGTCGATGGCGTCCTGCATCGCGGACCAGAAGAAACCGGCATCAATGCCTTTCCAGTGCACGCCAACCAGCGAACCGCCCCAGATACCCACGGCGACAAACAGAATAGTCAGTAACGGTAAAGAGATCACTCCCGCCCAGAAACGCGGCGAGATCACGCGACGCAGCGGATCGACCGCCATCATCTCCATGCTGGAGAGCTGCTCGGTCGCTCGCATCAGGCCAATTTCAGCCGTTAATGCCGACCCCGCGCGCCCGGCGAACAGCAGCGCCGCCACAACCGGGCCCAGTTCACGCAGCAGCGAGAGCGCCACCAGCATCCCGAGGCTGGTTTCAGCACTGTACGTTGTCAGAACAAGATAGCCCTGCAGCCCAAGCACCATGCCGATAAACAGACCGGAGACAATGATGATGAGCATCGACAGCACGCCGACATTATAAAGCTGCCGCACCAGCAGCGGCGCGTGCTTGCGGAATTCCGGCTTGCCGACCAGCGCGTTGAATAACATCAATCCGGCGCGCCCGAACGTCCTGATGGTTTTTATGCCACGGTGTCCGAGAGCGGCCAACGCATTTAGCAGCATGAGTGGCTTAACTCCCTATTCCCAGTAAATCGTCACGATAGTCGCCCGCCGGGTAGCGGAACGGCACAGGGC from Enterobacter chengduensis includes:
- the mlaD gene encoding outer membrane lipid asymmetry maintenance protein MlaD, whose amino-acid sequence is MQTRKNEIWVGVFLLLALLAALFICLRAADITSVRTEPTYRIYATFDNIGGLKARSPVRIGGVVIGRVADITLDEKTYLPRVAMDIEERYNHIPDTSSLSIRTSGLLGEQYLALNVGFEDPELGTTILKDGSVIQDTKSAMVLEDMIGQFLYNSKGDDKKSDNAPAQSEDHTNAAPTPGAAN
- the mlaB gene encoding lipid asymmetry maintenance protein MlaB; the encoded protein is MSQQLSWSREGETLKLSGELDQDLLNPLWDKRHEAMQGVTLIDLTDVSRVDTAGVALLAHLVAVGKKQGASVTLHGASDNVVTLAQLYNLPQDVLPR
- a CDS encoding DMT family transporter translates to MKQQAGIGILLALTTAMCWGALPIAMKQVLEVMEPPTVVFYRFLMASIGLGAILAVKGKLPPLRLFRKPRWLVLLAIATGGLFGNFILFSSSLQYLSPTASQVIGQLSPVGMMVASVFILKEKMRGTQIIGASMLLCGLVMFFNTSLIEIFTRLTDYTWGVIFGVGAATVWVSYGVAQKVLLRRLASQQILFLLYTLCTIALLPLAKPGVITQLSDWQLACLIFCGLNTLVGYGALAEAMARWQAAQVSALITLTPLFTLLFSDLLSMAWPDVFVRPMLNLLGYLGAFVVVAGAMYSAIGHRLWGRWRKNEAVVVVPRSGE
- the sfsB gene encoding DNA-binding transcriptional regulator SfsB; its protein translation is MDTKFIDWHTADIIAALRKRGTSLAAESRRHGLSSSTLANALTRPWPKGELIIATALETHPWVIWPSRYHDPITHEFIDRSRMIRQRKVKKEPQE
- the mlaC gene encoding phospholipid-binding protein MlaC, with translation MFKRLLMVAMLVIAPLTAAHAADQSNPYKLMDEAAKKTFDRLKNEQPKIRANPDYLRDIVDQELLPYVQIKYAGALVLGRYYKDATPAQREAYFAAFREYLKQAYGQALAMYHGQTYQIAPEQPLGDATIIPIRVTINDPNGRPPVRLDFQWRKNSQTGHWQAYDMIAEGVSMITTKQNEWSDLLRTKGIDGLTAQLQSIARQKISLDEKK
- the ibaG gene encoding BolA family iron metabolism protein IbaG: MENHEIQTVLMNALSLQEAHVTGDGSHFQVIAVGEMFDGMSRVKKQQAVYAPLMEYIADNRIHALSIKAFTPQEWARDRKLNGF
- the cgtA gene encoding Obg family GTPase CgtA; the protein is MKFVDEATILVVAGDGGNGCVSFRREKYIPRGGPDGGDGGDGGDVWLEADENLNTLIDYRFEKSFRAERGQNGQSRDCTGKRGKDVTIKVPVGTRVIDQGTGETMGDMTKHGQRLMVAKGGWHGLGNSRFKSSVNRTPRQKTMGTPGDKRDLQLELMLLADVGMLGMPNAGKSTFIRAVSAAKPKVADYPFTTLVPSLGVVRMDNEKSFVVADIPGLIEGAAEGAGLGIRFLKHLERCRVLLHLIDIDPIDGSDPVENARIIIGELEKYSEKLANKPRWLVFNKIDMMDKAEAEAKAKAIADAMGWEDKYYLISAASQVGVKDLCWDVMTFIIENPIVQAEEAKQPEKVEFMWDDYHRQQLEELEAEEDDEDWDDDWDEDDEEGVEFIYKH
- the mlaE gene encoding lipid asymmetry maintenance ABC transporter permease subunit MlaE, which produces MLLNALAALGHRGIKTIRTFGRAGLMLFNALVGKPEFRKHAPLLVRQLYNVGVLSMLIIIVSGLFIGMVLGLQGYLVLTTYSAETSLGMLVALSLLRELGPVVAALLFAGRAGSALTAEIGLMRATEQLSSMEMMAVDPLRRVISPRFWAGVISLPLLTILFVAVGIWGGSLVGVHWKGIDAGFFWSAMQDAIDLRMDLINCLIKSVVFAITVTWIALFNGYDAIPTSAGISRATTRTVVHSSLAVLGLDFVLTALMFGN
- the rpmA gene encoding 50S ribosomal protein L27, coding for MAHKKAGGSTRNGRDSEAKRLGVKRFGGESVLAGSIIVRQRGTKFHAGNNVGCGRDHTLFAKADGKVKFEVKGPNNRKYISIVAE
- the ispB gene encoding octaprenyl diphosphate synthase, giving the protein MNLEKINELTAQDMAGVNAAILEQLNSDVQLINQLGYYIVSGGGKRIRPMIAILAARAVGYQGNAHITIAALIEFIHTATLLHDDVVDESDMRRGKATANAAFGNAASVLVGDFIYTRAFQMMTSLGSLKVLEVMSEAVNVIAEGEVLQLMNVNDPDITEENYMRVIYSKTARLFEAAAQCSGILADCTEAQEKGLQDYGRYLGTAFQLIDDLLDYSADGETLGKNVGDDLNEGKPTLPLLHAMHNGTADQAKMIREAIEQGNGRHLLEPVLEAMAICGSLEWTRQRAEEEADKAIEALQVIPDSPWRDALIGLAHIAVQRDR
- the murA gene encoding UDP-N-acetylglucosamine 1-carboxyvinyltransferase, giving the protein MDKFRVQGPTRLQGEVTISGAKNAALPILFAALLAEEPVEIQNVPKLKDIDTTMKLLTQLGTKVERNGSVWIDASKVNNFSAPYDLVKTMRASIWALGPLVARFGQGQVSLPGGCAIGARPVDLHIFGLEKLGAEIKLEEGYVKASVNGRLKGAHIVMDKVSVGATVTIMSAATLAEGTTIIENAAREPEIVDTANFLVALGAKISGQGTDRITIEGVERLGGGVYRVLPDRIETGTFLVAAAISGGKIVCRNAQPDTLDAVLAKLRDAGADIEIGEDWISLDMHGQRPKAVNVRTAPHPAFPTDMQAQFTLLNLVAEGTGFITETIFENRFMHVPELIRMGAHAEIESNTVICHGVEKLSGAQVMATDLRASASLVLAGCIAEGTTIVDRIYHIDRGYERIEDKLRALGANIERVKGE
- the rplU gene encoding 50S ribosomal protein L21 gives rise to the protein MYAVFQSGGKQHRVSEGQTVRLEKLDIATGESVEFAEVLMIANGEEVKIGVPFVDGGVIKAEVVAHGRGEKVKIVKFRRRKHYRKQQGHRQWFTDVKITGISA